Proteins from a genomic interval of Fuerstiella sp.:
- a CDS encoding SMP-30/gluconolactonase/LRE family protein, with protein sequence MKTIILSLAVALPAMAHSLQAASVVEHGTKVRKLAGGMKFTEGPVWLPQQNKVVFSDIPNSKLMQWSEQGGLSVFRKSEEANGNILDLKNRIISCQHAARNIIRIEKDGKATVLADKFDGKRFNSPNDVAVWKDGSLWFTDPPWGLSGPHEIPGHWVYKLDPETGRVEALIKDLAMPNGIVFSPDGLRLYVADTGGHKRHPEPKYHDYPDTVTCYAVSQQGALGKKLFTIDEGSDGMAVDVKGNLYLTHGQVLVYDADGNKLETIKVPENPANVCFGGQDYRTLFITARTSLYQVRVVHAGAMSLRNK encoded by the coding sequence CTGTTGCTCTTCCTGCCATGGCACACTCACTCCAGGCCGCTTCCGTCGTCGAACACGGGACTAAGGTCAGGAAACTGGCCGGGGGCATGAAGTTCACCGAGGGCCCCGTCTGGCTGCCGCAACAAAACAAGGTTGTTTTTTCCGACATCCCGAACAGCAAGCTCATGCAGTGGAGCGAGCAGGGTGGCTTGTCTGTGTTTCGCAAAAGCGAGGAGGCCAACGGTAATATCCTCGACCTGAAAAACCGTATCATTTCGTGTCAGCATGCAGCCCGGAACATCATCCGCATCGAGAAGGACGGCAAGGCAACGGTCCTGGCCGACAAGTTCGACGGAAAACGCTTCAACTCCCCTAACGACGTGGCCGTCTGGAAGGACGGCAGCCTGTGGTTCACGGATCCCCCGTGGGGTTTGAGCGGACCGCATGAAATCCCCGGCCACTGGGTCTACAAGCTGGATCCGGAAACGGGCAGAGTAGAAGCCCTGATCAAGGATCTGGCCATGCCCAACGGTATCGTTTTTTCTCCAGACGGCTTGCGGCTGTACGTTGCCGACACAGGCGGGCACAAGCGGCATCCGGAGCCCAAGTATCACGACTATCCCGACACTGTGACCTGCTATGCCGTGAGCCAGCAGGGAGCTCTTGGAAAAAAACTGTTCACCATCGACGAGGGAAGCGACGGTATGGCGGTGGACGTGAAGGGCAATCTCTACCTCACCCATGGGCAGGTCCTGGTCTATGATGCCGACGGCAACAAACTGGAGACCATAAAGGTTCCCGAAAATCCTGCCAACGTTTGCTTTGGCGGCCAGGACTACAGGACTCTCTTCATTACCGCCCGCACCTCCCTGTACCAGGTGCGTGTCGTCCACGCCGGGGCGATGTCCCTAAGGAACAAATGA